A region from the uncultured Macellibacteroides sp. genome encodes:
- a CDS encoding FAD-dependent oxidoreductase has protein sequence MKQYIILFITFLSLTSFQGKDSGKQKDVDVCVYGGTASGVIAAYSAKMMGKSVILIEPGKYLGGMTTGGLGSTDIGNKFAVTGLSRLFYRRIGAHYNKFEQWTFPPSVATTQIMKFVKDADLEVIYTYRITNADVRDKKIETITLENSERPKTEPLLKIKAKQFIDCTYEGDLMAKSGVSYFVGRESNEEYEETLNGVQMSVMHQFPDGVDPYIIEGNSASGLCWGINNNSLKERGQGDKLIQAYNFRLCLTNNKENQRAFEKPKNYDSSKYELLARAIKKMTLNIDNFLLINWGTMPDNKYDVNNRGPLSTDMIGMNYEYPEGDYETRDKIWKQHVDYTKGLLYFLTHDKKVPEELRTQVGEFGWAKDEFVDNDNFPTQLYVREARRLNGEYVMTQKNCQGEETVGDAIGMAAYGMDSHNCQRIVVNGMVKNEGDVEYHGFPPYPISYKSITPKKEECVNLLVPVCVSSTHIAFGSIRMEPVFMVLGQSAAVAAVLAIDENKNVQDINITKLRKILRENPYLDGSTLEVMVDEADIDKISRSGSWRKSYGAHYKNSYLYSDNKKNDCSFTFFPVIKSAGKYEALFYCTAIEELSMTDEMVLDIQHANGNSQIKIKPKQMKGSWVSLGTYFFEKGNKSAVAINGGLTKGPLFADAILLVPSK, from the coding sequence ATGAAACAATATATAATATTATTTATTACATTCTTATCTTTAACCTCTTTTCAGGGAAAAGATTCGGGAAAACAAAAAGACGTTGATGTCTGTGTTTATGGAGGAACGGCATCGGGAGTTATTGCTGCCTATTCGGCCAAAATGATGGGTAAGTCTGTTATATTAATTGAACCTGGAAAATATCTGGGAGGTATGACTACAGGGGGATTAGGTTCTACAGATATTGGTAATAAATTTGCAGTAACTGGCTTGTCCAGACTTTTTTACAGGAGAATAGGAGCTCATTATAATAAATTCGAACAATGGACATTTCCTCCAAGTGTTGCAACTACACAAATAATGAAGTTTGTAAAAGATGCTGACCTTGAAGTCATATATACTTATCGAATTACCAATGCAGATGTTCGAGATAAAAAGATTGAAACGATTACACTAGAAAATTCGGAACGACCCAAAACAGAACCTTTGCTGAAAATTAAAGCAAAACAATTTATCGACTGTACTTATGAAGGGGATTTGATGGCAAAGTCGGGCGTTTCTTATTTTGTAGGAAGAGAATCGAATGAAGAATATGAGGAGACATTGAATGGAGTTCAAATGTCTGTTATGCACCAGTTCCCGGATGGGGTAGATCCATATATTATTGAAGGAAACTCTGCAAGCGGCCTTTGCTGGGGAATTAATAATAACTCATTAAAGGAAAGAGGTCAAGGAGATAAACTAATACAAGCCTATAATTTTAGGCTTTGCCTTACAAACAATAAAGAAAATCAACGTGCTTTTGAAAAGCCTAAGAACTATGATTCCTCTAAATATGAATTATTAGCTCGGGCAATAAAAAAAATGACGCTGAACATTGATAACTTTTTATTGATTAATTGGGGAACAATGCCTGATAATAAGTATGACGTGAATAACAGAGGACCTTTGTCGACCGATATGATTGGCATGAATTACGAGTACCCGGAAGGTGACTATGAAACACGGGATAAAATCTGGAAGCAACACGTTGATTATACAAAAGGATTGCTTTACTTTTTAACCCACGATAAAAAAGTCCCAGAAGAATTAAGAACTCAGGTTGGAGAGTTTGGCTGGGCAAAAGATGAATTTGTAGATAACGATAATTTTCCGACACAGTTGTATGTGCGTGAAGCCCGACGATTAAACGGTGAATATGTAATGACTCAAAAAAATTGTCAGGGAGAAGAAACTGTTGGTGATGCCATCGGGATGGCAGCTTATGGGATGGACTCTCATAATTGTCAGCGTATTGTTGTAAACGGAATGGTGAAAAATGAAGGAGATGTTGAATATCATGGATTTCCACCGTATCCAATATCTTATAAGAGTATTACACCCAAAAAAGAAGAATGTGTGAATTTATTGGTCCCAGTTTGTGTTTCTTCAACTCATATCGCGTTCGGGTCAATTCGTATGGAACCTGTATTCATGGTCCTCGGACAATCCGCTGCTGTTGCTGCTGTGTTAGCTATTGATGAAAATAAAAATGTTCAGGATATAAATATAACCAAGTTACGTAAAATTTTAAGAGAAAACCCCTATCTTGATGGCTCAACACTTGAAGTAATGGTTGATGAAGCTGATATAGATAAAATCAGTAGATCAGGAAGTTGGCGTAAGAGCTATGGCGCGCATTACAAAAACAGCTATTTATATTCTGATAACAAAAAAAATGATTGTTCTTTTACTTTCTTTCCTGTAATAAAAAGTGCTGGAAAATATGAAGCACTTTTTTATTGCACAGCTATTGAAGAACTAAGTATGACGGATGAAATGGTTCTGGATATTCAGCATGCCAATGGAAATAGCCAGATTAAGATAAAGCCAAAACAGATGAAAGGTTCGTGGGTTAGTCTTGGAACCTATTTTTTCGAGAAGGGTAATAAGTCGGCTGTCGCAATTAATGGAGGTCTCACGAAGGGCCCATTATTTGCAGATGCAATTCTATTAGTCCCATCAAAATAA
- a CDS encoding FAD-dependent oxidoreductase has translation MINRRSFIKGITAGTALATLGNVPEAKAAMKTVVPDANFCFESARKIPIITDADIVVIGGSSRAVAAAVAAARLGSKVFLVASLPYLGDDICGSFLYHRKKDEHPETAIARKVFLQMETPTPLYVKSVLENELIDNQIDFLYSSYVTNVLTDSNGKKSGVVIANRSGRQAIRCKALIDATHTASVARMCGVSFSPVKEGKQKFHFTVVGNTIKEAPEIARAEVLPYTFKNNGKEFAVTSYTFEYSLKDNSYASLMEIEQFIRDKTWDPDQGDSSDLLWYIPDYSIFARKPYVEPFSAVRAIPYEAFLPKESDNVWVLGPCAGLERDVAEILMRPVHAMEMGDILGEYVAGLMADCSLADQVRVVQPNVNASDYGRIGETLKSLRPSVVKGYAESTRGALPVLGTYDVVVMGGGTAGAPAGIASARHGAKTLLLEYLHGLGGIGTLGLIGRYWDGYRDGFSSEIDKGVRAMAPEDHPRQHKDWKEAYSADWKMEWYRRELRKAGGEIWFGVLGCGALIENNVVKGIIVATPEGRGVILANTVIDSSGSADIAIAAGASFDYTGKETIAVQGAGLSKIAPTDYYNNNDWAFIDDSDIMDVSRIYIQAKVKHAGEYDIVKIPQTRERRRVTGEHIISVYDVLNHRRYSDTISYHKSSFDTHGMIIDPYFILNPPMTRHAIYDADVPLRSLLPKGLDGILTTGLGASAHRDAMPVIRMQSCLQNQGYAVGYLAALCAKEKKPIRKIDMKKVQRYLVEIGNLPSRVLKDTDFKGFGSKEMLQAAKSIPENYKGLEILLTDKKRCLELLNKQIELTTSADERVMLASVLCILGESKYASVLEDKIKEYTKWDEGWHYTGMGQFGMSASRLDALLMALGNAKQELSLPVIIEKAALLKPEDYFSHFRAVAMAFESIGSKEAVPTLTTMLTMPGVRYHSISSFHDARKSVVPDADDVSTRNKSLKELHIARALYLCGDKDSLGAKVLQKYAEGLQGHYARYASELLASK, from the coding sequence ATGATTAACAGGAGATCTTTTATTAAGGGTATAACAGCAGGAACTGCGTTAGCCACATTGGGGAATGTACCTGAGGCAAAAGCTGCCATGAAAACTGTTGTGCCGGATGCGAATTTTTGTTTCGAAAGCGCGAGAAAAATACCAATTATCACCGATGCCGATATCGTTGTTATTGGCGGTAGTTCGAGGGCGGTAGCGGCAGCAGTTGCAGCAGCCAGATTGGGGAGTAAAGTTTTTCTGGTCGCATCCCTGCCTTATCTTGGAGACGATATTTGCGGATCGTTCCTGTATCACCGTAAAAAAGACGAACATCCGGAAACGGCTATTGCTCGAAAAGTATTTCTTCAGATGGAAACACCTACACCTCTGTATGTGAAAAGTGTTCTGGAAAATGAGTTGATTGATAATCAGATAGATTTTCTTTACAGCAGTTATGTAACGAATGTTTTAACCGACAGCAATGGGAAGAAGTCCGGAGTGGTTATTGCAAACCGTTCGGGTCGTCAGGCCATTCGATGTAAAGCACTTATCGATGCCACGCATACCGCTTCTGTTGCCCGCATGTGTGGTGTGAGTTTTTCTCCCGTTAAAGAAGGAAAGCAAAAATTCCATTTCACGGTTGTAGGCAATACAATAAAAGAAGCCCCGGAAATCGCCCGGGCCGAGGTTCTTCCTTATACATTTAAGAACAACGGGAAAGAATTTGCTGTAACAAGCTATACGTTTGAGTATTCCCTGAAGGATAATTCATATGCCTCTCTTATGGAGATAGAACAGTTCATCAGGGATAAAACCTGGGATCCGGATCAGGGAGACAGTTCAGATTTATTGTGGTATATCCCCGATTATTCGATCTTCGCCAGAAAACCATACGTTGAACCATTTTCTGCTGTACGAGCTATTCCTTATGAGGCATTTCTCCCAAAAGAATCAGATAATGTATGGGTACTTGGTCCTTGTGCCGGCCTTGAACGTGATGTAGCCGAAATACTTATGCGTCCTGTTCACGCCATGGAGATGGGAGATATTTTGGGCGAGTATGTAGCAGGGCTAATGGCTGACTGTTCGCTCGCTGATCAGGTGCGAGTAGTTCAGCCGAATGTAAATGCTTCCGATTATGGACGAATTGGTGAAACTCTAAAATCTCTGCGTCCGTCCGTTGTAAAGGGATATGCAGAATCTACCCGGGGAGCTCTGCCTGTTTTAGGAACATACGATGTTGTGGTTATGGGAGGAGGAACAGCCGGAGCTCCTGCTGGAATTGCTTCTGCCCGCCACGGAGCAAAAACGTTGTTGCTTGAATATCTTCATGGCTTAGGCGGAATTGGAACTTTAGGCTTAATAGGGCGTTATTGGGATGGTTACCGCGACGGCTTTTCGTCCGAAATAGATAAAGGCGTCCGTGCCATGGCCCCAGAAGATCATCCGCGGCAACATAAAGATTGGAAAGAAGCATACAGTGCTGACTGGAAAATGGAATGGTACAGGCGTGAGCTAAGAAAAGCAGGAGGAGAAATATGGTTTGGTGTGCTTGGGTGTGGGGCATTGATAGAAAATAATGTTGTAAAAGGAATTATTGTTGCCACTCCTGAAGGACGTGGAGTTATTCTTGCAAACACGGTGATAGATAGTTCCGGAAGTGCTGATATCGCGATTGCAGCAGGGGCTTCGTTCGATTACACTGGAAAGGAGACCATTGCTGTGCAGGGGGCAGGATTATCAAAAATTGCTCCGACAGATTATTACAATAATAACGACTGGGCTTTTATCGACGATTCAGATATTATGGATGTTTCTCGCATTTACATTCAGGCAAAAGTAAAACATGCAGGTGAATATGATATAGTAAAAATACCTCAGACAAGAGAAAGAAGACGTGTAACAGGCGAACACATTATATCCGTTTACGATGTGCTGAATCATCGTCGGTATTCGGATACAATCTCGTATCACAAAAGTTCGTTTGATACACATGGAATGATTATAGATCCCTATTTTATATTGAATCCTCCAATGACACGGCATGCTATTTATGATGCAGATGTACCTCTGCGCAGTTTGTTGCCAAAAGGTCTTGACGGCATTCTCACTACAGGTTTAGGAGCCAGTGCACATCGGGATGCCATGCCTGTTATCCGAATGCAATCTTGTTTGCAGAATCAGGGTTATGCCGTAGGTTACCTTGCCGCATTGTGTGCAAAGGAAAAGAAGCCGATACGGAAAATAGATATGAAAAAGGTTCAGCGTTATCTGGTAGAGATTGGAAATCTTCCTTCGCGGGTACTTAAGGATACAGATTTTAAAGGATTTGGAAGTAAGGAAATGTTGCAGGCTGCAAAAAGTATTCCGGAAAATTACAAAGGACTGGAGATCCTTTTAACTGATAAAAAAAGATGCCTGGAACTTTTAAATAAGCAAATAGAGCTTACAACTTCAGCGGACGAACGGGTAATGCTCGCTTCGGTATTATGTATACTTGGAGAGAGTAAATACGCTTCGGTTTTGGAGGATAAGATTAAAGAATATACCAAATGGGACGAAGGATGGCATTATACAGGAATGGGACAGTTTGGAATGAGTGCCAGCCGATTAGATGCACTCCTTATGGCGTTGGGTAATGCAAAGCAGGAATTATCACTACCTGTTATAATTGAAAAGGCAGCTTTATTGAAGCCAGAAGACTATTTTTCTCATTTCAGAGCCGTAGCAATGGCTTTTGAATCGATAGGGAGTAAGGAAGCTGTTCCAACATTGACGACAATGCTCACTATGCCAGGTGTGCGGTATCATTCTATTTCTTCATTCCATGATGCCCGAAAGAGTGTAGTTCCGGATGCCGATGATGTAAGTACCCGCAATAAATCACTGAAAGAATTGCATATTGCCCGGGCATTGTATCTCTGTGGTGACAAGGATTCGTTGGGAGCGAAGGTGTTGCAAAAGTATGCCGAAGGCCTTCAAGGACATTATGCCCGCTATGCTTCCGAATTGTTAGCCAGCAAATAA
- a CDS encoding FAD-dependent oxidoreductase: MKKRLFIVLLLFCVSFSFAQNSYDLVIVGGNPGGIMAAISAARMGKSSVILERTSHIGGLPANGLGATDIATRAATSGLFGEFVSRIKQYYVETYGESSEQVKMCSDGYHFEPSVAAKVFDAMLEQYKDKITIRVMRQFDSDTKHIVLRNDRIEQIRITNRLSGQMESYTGKIFLDATYEGDLAAAAGVPFRVGREGKDEFNEPGAGKVYKYWGGIEGEGTTYQNDNSVQAYNYRMCLTNNPANRITISKPANYNRNDYVSLIEDVWTGRTTLADMLKVTPEMMESNRKHIAAGNRPQVPGDVWGIDKITNIVHVPNQKTDANNQHRAFISTDLPEENWPWPTAGWEWRDRYAQRLREYTLGLFWFAQNDKELPAHFRKAALEWGLAKDEYTDNQNFPRQVYVREGRRFEGINFFTANDALPVVPGGRPPLHETSITASHYALDSHAVLKREPNRVHLDGFISYPTAVYTVPYGVIVPKQVDNLLLPVPVSGSHIGFSTLRMEPCWMALGQAAGVAAALAIDDQVKVQRVDISKMQSALINQKSTLIYFKDVPYTYPAFPVVQFMGLKGYLPEWNARLHDAVDDETLKQWSALSGYRLEAQVGRSTRLEVLTNLFKQIKP; this comes from the coding sequence ATGAAAAAAAGGCTATTTATTGTACTGCTTTTATTTTGTGTTAGTTTTTCTTTTGCACAAAATTCATACGATCTGGTGATAGTGGGAGGAAATCCCGGAGGAATCATGGCGGCTATATCGGCAGCCAGAATGGGAAAGAGTTCAGTTATTTTGGAAAGGACAAGTCACATAGGAGGGTTGCCTGCTAACGGATTAGGGGCAACAGACATAGCTACTCGTGCTGCAACCAGCGGATTGTTCGGCGAGTTTGTTAGTCGGATAAAACAATATTATGTGGAAACTTATGGTGAGTCATCGGAGCAGGTGAAAATGTGCAGCGACGGTTACCATTTCGAGCCTTCGGTTGCAGCAAAAGTGTTCGATGCTATGCTGGAGCAATACAAAGATAAGATTACAATACGGGTAATGCGACAGTTCGATTCCGACACAAAGCATATTGTTTTGCGGAACGATCGCATCGAACAGATCCGGATTACAAACCGGCTTAGCGGGCAAATGGAAAGTTACACCGGAAAGATTTTTTTGGATGCTACCTACGAAGGCGATTTGGCTGCAGCGGCAGGTGTTCCGTTTCGTGTGGGTCGCGAAGGTAAAGATGAATTTAACGAGCCGGGCGCAGGTAAAGTCTATAAATATTGGGGAGGTATTGAAGGAGAAGGGACTACATACCAGAATGATAATTCTGTTCAAGCCTACAATTATAGGATGTGTCTGACAAACAATCCTGCAAATCGGATTACTATTTCAAAACCTGCTAACTATAACCGTAATGATTATGTTTCTCTGATTGAGGATGTATGGACAGGCCGTACAACTTTGGCAGATATGCTGAAAGTAACTCCGGAGATGATGGAATCTAACCGCAAACATATTGCAGCGGGTAACAGGCCCCAAGTTCCTGGAGATGTTTGGGGAATAGATAAGATTACTAATATTGTGCATGTTCCCAATCAGAAGACGGATGCCAACAATCAGCACCGGGCATTTATATCGACAGACCTGCCCGAAGAGAACTGGCCATGGCCAACGGCTGGGTGGGAGTGGCGAGATCGGTACGCGCAACGTTTAAGAGAATACACTTTAGGTCTTTTCTGGTTTGCTCAGAATGATAAAGAACTACCTGCCCATTTTCGTAAAGCTGCTTTGGAGTGGGGGCTAGCTAAAGATGAATATACAGATAATCAAAATTTCCCCCGTCAGGTGTATGTTCGTGAAGGACGACGTTTCGAAGGAATTAATTTCTTTACCGCAAATGATGCATTGCCCGTAGTTCCCGGCGGCAGACCTCCTTTGCATGAAACTAGTATCACGGCAAGTCATTATGCCTTGGATTCTCATGCTGTGCTAAAACGGGAACCTAACAGAGTGCATCTGGATGGGTTTATCAGTTATCCTACTGCCGTGTATACAGTTCCATATGGCGTAATTGTTCCAAAGCAAGTTGATAATTTGCTTTTACCTGTACCTGTTTCCGGTTCGCATATTGGATTCTCCACCTTACGTATGGAGCCTTGTTGGATGGCACTGGGACAAGCCGCAGGTGTCGCCGCAGCTTTGGCGATCGACGATCAGGTAAAAGTCCAGCGTGTAGATATATCCAAAATGCAGTCGGCCCTTATTAATCAAAAGTCAACGCTTATTTATTTTAAAGATGTTCCTTATACATATCCAGCATTTCCAGTGGTGCAGTTTATGGGATTAAAAGGGTATTTGCCTGAGTGGAATGCGCGACTTCATGATGCGGTGGATGACGAAACACTAAAACAATGGAGCGCCTTGAGCGGGTATAGACTAGAAGCTCAGGTTGGGAGAAGTACCCGTCTTGAGGTTCTAACCAACTTGTTTAAACAAATAAAACCGTAA
- the glmS gene encoding glutamine--fructose-6-phosphate transaminase (isomerizing) yields MCGIVGYIGMREAYPILIKGLKRLEYRGYDSSGVAIINKALELNVYKAKGKVSELEAYISQKDISGTIGIAHTRWATHGEPCQANAHPHYSSSEKIALIHNGIIENYAVLKDRLQQKGYSFKSSTDTEVLVQLIEYIKVSKELDLLTAVQLALREVIGAYAIAVLDKEHPDEIIAARKSSPLVVGIGENEFFLASDATPIVEYTDQVVYLEDEEIALMRCGEKLKVVNIHNVSVTPEVQTVALNIGQLEKGGYPHFMLKEIFEQPNCIRDCMRGRINVEGTNVVLSAVIDHKEKLLKAKRFIIVACGTSWHAGLIGKHLIESFCRIPVEVEYASEFRYRDPVIDENDVVITISQSGETADTLAAIELARSRGAFIYGICNSVGSSIPRATHTGSYIHVGPEIGVASTKAFTGQVTVLAMLALTLAHEKKSISEEEFLSTVSELQRIPDKMAKAISTNTQIADIAKTFTYAHNFIYLGRGYSYPVALEGALKLKEISYIHAEGYPAAEMKHGPIALIDEEMPVVVIATHNGMYEKILSNIQEIKARKGKVIAFVSEGDEVISKLADMCIELPATTECLDPLITTIPLQLMAYHIAVCKGKDVDQPRNLAKSVTVE; encoded by the coding sequence ATGTGTGGAATCGTCGGCTACATTGGGATGCGTGAGGCATACCCAATTCTAATCAAAGGATTGAAACGACTTGAATACCGTGGATATGACAGTTCCGGTGTTGCTATTATAAATAAAGCCCTTGAATTAAATGTTTATAAGGCTAAAGGAAAGGTGTCCGAGCTGGAAGCATATATTTCACAAAAAGATATTTCGGGTACAATTGGTATTGCTCATACACGCTGGGCAACGCACGGAGAGCCTTGTCAGGCTAATGCTCACCCCCACTACTCGTCTTCCGAAAAGATTGCGTTGATTCACAATGGAATTATTGAGAACTACGCGGTACTTAAAGACCGGTTGCAACAAAAGGGATACTCCTTTAAAAGCAGTACGGATACGGAAGTGTTGGTGCAACTTATTGAATACATAAAGGTATCCAAAGAACTGGATTTACTTACTGCAGTGCAGTTAGCTCTTCGTGAGGTTATTGGCGCATATGCCATTGCTGTATTGGACAAAGAACATCCAGACGAGATTATTGCAGCACGCAAAAGTAGTCCGCTTGTGGTAGGTATCGGCGAAAACGAATTCTTCCTTGCTTCGGATGCAACTCCCATCGTCGAATATACCGACCAGGTTGTTTACCTGGAAGACGAAGAGATTGCCTTGATGCGTTGTGGAGAAAAACTGAAGGTCGTGAATATTCACAACGTTTCAGTAACTCCCGAAGTACAGACAGTAGCCCTTAATATCGGACAGTTGGAAAAAGGAGGCTATCCCCACTTTATGCTAAAGGAAATCTTCGAACAACCTAACTGCATCCGCGACTGCATGCGAGGAAGAATCAATGTGGAAGGAACCAATGTGGTTTTGTCGGCTGTGATCGACCATAAAGAAAAGTTACTCAAAGCCAAACGGTTTATCATTGTGGCTTGCGGTACCTCCTGGCACGCCGGTCTTATCGGTAAACACCTTATAGAAAGTTTTTGCCGCATACCGGTAGAAGTAGAATATGCGTCGGAGTTCCGCTACAGAGATCCCGTAATTGACGAAAATGATGTTGTTATAACCATCTCTCAGTCCGGTGAGACAGCCGATACACTTGCGGCGATTGAATTGGCACGAAGTAGGGGAGCTTTTATCTACGGTATCTGTAATTCGGTAGGTTCATCCATTCCCCGGGCAACACATACAGGTTCTTACATACACGTGGGTCCGGAAATTGGTGTGGCTTCAACCAAAGCTTTTACAGGTCAGGTAACTGTACTGGCCATGCTGGCGCTAACGTTGGCTCACGAAAAGAAATCCATCAGTGAAGAAGAGTTTTTAAGTACGGTAAGCGAACTTCAGCGCATACCAGACAAGATGGCTAAAGCTATCAGTACGAACACTCAGATTGCCGATATAGCAAAGACATTCACCTATGCGCACAACTTTATCTATCTGGGACGGGGTTACAGTTATCCGGTTGCTCTTGAAGGTGCCTTGAAACTAAAGGAAATCTCTTACATTCATGCCGAAGGGTATCCGGCCGCAGAAATGAAGCATGGACCAATCGCTCTTATAGACGAAGAAATGCCGGTAGTAGTTATTGCCACTCACAATGGCATGTACGAAAAGATTCTGAGTAATATACAGGAAATCAAGGCCCGCAAAGGAAAAGTTATTGCTTTTGTATCCGAGGGAGACGAGGTAATCTCTAAATTAGCAGATATGTGTATCGAACTTCCTGCAACTACGGAATGCCTCGACCCGCTGATCACCACCATCCCTTTGCAGCTAATGGCATACCATATAGCCGTTTGCAAAGGCAAAGATGTGGATCAACCTCGTAATCTGGCTAAATCGGTTACAGTGGAATAA
- a CDS encoding thioredoxin family protein, which translates to MDIKILGTGCSSCKALYEVVKQAVQEEAIEASVIKEEDLMKIMEYNVMSLPALVINEKVVSAGKKLTVVQVKELINK; encoded by the coding sequence ATGGATATTAAGATTTTAGGAACAGGATGTTCAAGTTGTAAGGCTTTGTATGAAGTGGTAAAACAGGCAGTGCAAGAAGAAGCTATAGAGGCTTCAGTCATTAAAGAGGAAGACTTGATGAAGATTATGGAATATAATGTGATGAGTCTGCCGGCGTTGGTAATTAATGAAAAAGTTGTTTCTGCCGGCAAGAAACTTACTGTGGTTCAAGTGAAAGAACTTATAAATAAATAA
- a CDS encoding nitrophenyl compound nitroreductase subunit ArsF family protein: protein MNKLLIALFATIVSVTSFAKGGEPLPAITDSKKDVVEVLYFHGKQRCITCKSIEKHTKNVLTAYFADQVKNGKIVFRVIDISEPANEKIAEKYEVTWSSLFINKWKGGKEKVNNMTEFGFSYAKSSPDVFKAGVKKKIEELLK, encoded by the coding sequence ATGAATAAATTATTAATTGCATTATTCGCAACCATAGTAAGTGTTACTTCGTTTGCTAAAGGAGGTGAACCTTTGCCTGCAATAACTGATTCTAAAAAAGACGTTGTGGAGGTTCTTTATTTTCATGGAAAGCAACGTTGCATTACATGCAAAAGTATTGAGAAACATACAAAAAATGTTCTTACTGCTTATTTTGCTGATCAGGTAAAAAATGGGAAGATTGTATTCCGGGTTATTGATATATCTGAGCCTGCTAACGAGAAAATTGCGGAAAAATATGAAGTTACCTGGTCATCATTATTTATCAACAAATGGAAAGGCGGAAAAGAGAAAGTAAATAATATGACTGAGTTTGGATTTTCTTATGCAAAATCCTCTCCGGATGTATTTAAAGCTGGCGTTAAGAAAAAGATTGAGGAACTGCTGAAATAA
- a CDS encoding aromatic aminobenezylarsenical efflux permease ArsG family transporter, with product MEYLQSLLENSNLPVLTAFILGLLTAVSPCPLATNITAIGFISKDIESKHRIFWSGILYTVGRVITYTLLGFILIPILREGSSMYAIQKIVSKYGEMFIAPALILIGLYLLFGERLNLPKFGFSGGNGKLSHKGSLGALLLGILFALAFCPTSGVFYFGMLIPMAAAETGGYLLPVVFAIATGLPVLIVAWILAYSVASLGKFYKRMQVFEKWFRKAVAFLFIAVGIYYGIIYYL from the coding sequence ATGGAATATCTTCAATCTTTATTGGAAAATAGCAATCTGCCTGTTCTTACGGCTTTTATCCTCGGATTACTTACTGCAGTAAGTCCCTGTCCGTTGGCAACCAATATAACGGCAATAGGTTTTATTAGCAAAGATATTGAAAGTAAACATCGGATTTTCTGGAGTGGAATTTTATATACAGTGGGGAGAGTAATTACTTACACACTGTTGGGATTTATTCTTATTCCGATTCTCCGAGAAGGTTCCAGTATGTATGCAATTCAGAAGATTGTAAGTAAATACGGAGAAATGTTTATTGCTCCGGCTCTTATTTTAATTGGATTGTACTTGCTTTTTGGTGAGCGTCTCAATTTGCCAAAGTTTGGCTTCTCAGGAGGAAATGGCAAACTATCGCATAAAGGAAGTCTCGGAGCATTGCTTCTTGGTATTTTGTTTGCGTTAGCTTTTTGCCCTACCAGTGGTGTGTTCTATTTTGGGATGTTAATTCCAATGGCAGCAGCCGAAACCGGTGGGTATTTGTTGCCGGTTGTATTTGCAATAGCCACAGGATTGCCAGTACTAATTGTTGCCTGGATATTGGCTTATAGTGTGGCAAGCCTTGGCAAGTTCTATAAACGAATGCAGGTGTTCGAGAAATGGTTTCGTAAAGCCGTAGCCTTTCTTTTTATTGCGGTTGGTATTTATTACGGTATAATTTATTATTTATAA